Proteins encoded together in one Bacteroides ovatus window:
- a CDS encoding AGE family epimerase/isomerase, with the protein MDFKKLASLYKDELLDNVLPFWLEHSQDHEYGGYFTCLDREGKVFDTDKFIWLQSREVWMFSMLYNKVEKRQEWLDCAIQGGEFLKKYGHDGNYNWYFSLDRSGRPLVEPYNIFSYTFATMAFGQLSLTTGNQEYADIAKKTFDIILSKVDNPKGRWNKLHPGTRNLKNFALPMILCNLALEIEHLLDETYLRETMDTCIHEVMEVFYRPELGGIIVENVDIDGNLVDCFEGRQVTPGHAIEAMWFIMDLGKRLNRPELIEKAKETTLTMLNYGWDKQYGGIYYFMDRNGCPPQQLEWDQKLWWVHIETLISLLKGYQLTGDKKCLEWFEKVHDYTWEHFKDKEYPEWYGYLNRRGEVLLPLKGGKWKGCFHVPRGLYQCWKTLEEIKNIVS; encoded by the coding sequence ATGGATTTCAAAAAACTGGCAAGTCTGTACAAGGATGAGCTCCTGGACAACGTCCTTCCTTTCTGGCTTGAACATTCACAAGACCATGAGTATGGTGGTTACTTCACCTGTCTGGACCGTGAAGGAAAAGTATTCGATACGGATAAGTTTATTTGGCTGCAAAGTCGTGAGGTATGGATGTTCTCCATGCTTTACAACAAAGTGGAGAAACGTCAGGAATGGCTAGACTGTGCCATTCAGGGTGGCGAATTTCTAAAAAAATATGGACATGACGGCAATTATAACTGGTATTTTTCCCTCGACCGTTCGGGTAGACCATTGGTAGAACCGTACAATATATTCTCGTATACATTCGCTACCATGGCTTTCGGACAGTTGAGCCTTACAACCGGTAATCAGGAATATGCGGACATTGCCAAGAAAACTTTCGATATAATCCTTTCCAAAGTGGATAATCCGAAAGGGAGATGGAATAAGCTTCATCCGGGTACCCGTAATCTGAAGAACTTTGCCTTGCCAATGATCCTCTGTAACTTGGCACTGGAGATAGAGCATTTATTGGATGAAACGTATCTGCGGGAAACAATGGATACTTGTATCCATGAAGTGATGGAAGTTTTCTATCGTCCTGAACTCGGAGGTATCATTGTTGAAAACGTGGACATAGACGGTAATTTGGTCGATTGTTTTGAAGGCCGTCAGGTGACCCCGGGACATGCCATTGAAGCGATGTGGTTTATCATGGATCTAGGCAAGCGTCTGAATCGTCCGGAATTGATAGAGAAAGCCAAAGAGACTACTCTCACGATGCTTAATTATGGCTGGGACAAGCAATATGGAGGTATCTACTATTTTATGGATCGTAACGGTTGTCCTCCCCAACAATTGGAGTGGGACCAGAAACTCTGGTGGGTCCATATCGAAACGCTTATTTCCCTGCTGAAAGGCTATCAATTGACGGGAGACAAAAAATGCTTGGAATGGTTTGAAAAGGTACATGACTACACTTGGGAGCATTTCAAGGATAAAGAATATCCTGAATGGTATGGCTACTTGAACCGAAGAGGCGAAGTATTGCTACCACTCAAAGGAGGAAAATGGAAAGGATGCTTCCATGTGCCAAGAGGACTGTATCAGTGCTGGAAAACATTAGAAGAAATAAAAAATATAGTATCCTAA
- a CDS encoding family 20 glycosylhydrolase, which produces MKQLFKLTGCLALAGLFASCQSVQQEANYQIIPMPQEIVTAQGSPFILKSSVKILYPEGNEKMQRNAKFLADYLKTATGKDFAIEAGTEGKNAIVLALGTENENPESYQMKVTGDGITITGPTEAGVFYGIQSLRKSLPVAVGADIAMPAVEINDAPRFGYRGAHFDTSRHFFTVDEIKTYIDMQALHNMNRLHWHITDDQGWRLEIKKYPKLTEIGANRTETVIGRNSGEYDGKPYGGFYTQEQAKEIVDYAAERYITVVPEIDLPGHMQAALAAYPELGCTGGPYEVWRQWGVSEDVLCAGNDQVLKFLEDVYGELIEIFPSQYIHVGGDECPKVRWEKCPKCQARIKALGLKSDQSHSKEERLQSFVINHIEKFLNDHGRQIIGWDEILEGGLAPNATVMSWRGEKGGIEAAKQKHDVIMTPNTYLYFDYYQAKDIENEPFGIGGYLPMERVYSYEPMSASLTPEEQKYIKGVQANLWTEYIATFPHAQYMVLPRWAALCEIQWSSPEKKNYANFLSRLPQLIKWYDAEGYNYAKHVFDVQAEFDPNPAEGTMDVTLSTIDGAPVYYTLDGTEPTAASPVYEGVLKIKENVTLSAKAIRPNGESKTVTEKIDFSKSSMKPIVANQPINEQYLFKGASTLIDGLKGNSSYKSGRWIAFNGNDMDMTIDLQQPTEISSVAISTNVAKGDWVFDARNLSVETSDDGKTFKKIASEEYPEMKETDKDGIVEHKLTFAPVTTQYVRVIASPEKSLPAWHGGKGKNAFLFVDEIKID; this is translated from the coding sequence ATGAAGCAACTCTTTAAATTAACCGGATGTCTGGCACTAGCAGGACTTTTTGCCTCTTGCCAATCGGTGCAACAGGAAGCCAACTACCAGATCATCCCCATGCCACAAGAAATTGTAACCGCTCAAGGAAGTCCCTTCATCCTCAAGAGCAGTGTGAAAATTCTCTATCCGGAAGGAAACGAGAAGATGCAACGCAACGCAAAATTCCTGGCAGACTATCTGAAAACGGCTACCGGAAAAGATTTCGCCATTGAAGCCGGAACAGAAGGTAAAAACGCAATCGTACTGGCATTAGGCACGGAGAACGAAAATCCGGAATCCTACCAGATGAAAGTTACCGGTGACGGAATCACGATTACTGGTCCTACGGAAGCCGGCGTATTCTATGGCATCCAGTCCCTGCGCAAATCATTGCCTGTGGCTGTCGGTGCGGATATTGCCATGCCAGCCGTAGAAATCAATGACGCTCCCCGCTTTGGCTATCGTGGCGCGCATTTCGATACCAGCCGTCATTTCTTTACCGTGGATGAAATAAAGACCTACATCGACATGCAGGCTTTACATAACATGAACCGCCTCCACTGGCATATCACCGACGATCAAGGTTGGCGTCTGGAAATCAAAAAATACCCGAAACTGACTGAAATCGGTGCTAACAGAACAGAAACAGTCATCGGACGTAACTCCGGCGAATACGACGGCAAACCTTACGGTGGATTCTACACCCAGGAACAAGCCAAAGAAATTGTAGATTATGCAGCCGAACGCTACATCACCGTTGTTCCCGAAATCGACCTTCCGGGACACATGCAAGCTGCCCTTGCCGCTTACCCTGAACTGGGTTGTACCGGTGGTCCATACGAAGTATGGAGACAATGGGGTGTATCCGAGGATGTGCTTTGCGCCGGAAACGACCAAGTATTGAAATTCTTGGAAGATGTTTATGGTGAATTGATTGAAATCTTCCCATCACAATATATTCATGTAGGGGGCGACGAATGCCCGAAAGTAAGATGGGAAAAATGTCCGAAGTGCCAGGCACGTATCAAAGCATTGGGATTGAAGTCAGATCAGAGCCACAGCAAAGAAGAACGTTTGCAGAGCTTTGTCATCAACCATATTGAGAAATTCCTGAACGACCACGGACGTCAAATCATCGGTTGGGATGAAATCCTCGAAGGCGGACTTGCTCCGAATGCTACCGTGATGTCATGGCGTGGTGAGAAAGGTGGTATCGAAGCTGCGAAGCAGAAACACGATGTCATCATGACACCGAACACCTATCTGTATTTCGACTACTACCAAGCTAAAGACATCGAAAACGAACCGTTCGGTATCGGTGGTTATCTGCCGATGGAAAGAGTGTATAGCTACGAGCCGATGTCGGCTTCTCTTACTCCGGAAGAACAGAAATACATCAAGGGAGTGCAAGCCAACCTCTGGACAGAATACATCGCTACCTTCCCGCATGCACAATACATGGTATTGCCTCGTTGGGCTGCTTTGTGTGAAATTCAGTGGTCCAGCCCCGAAAAGAAAAACTATGCCAACTTCCTGTCCCGTCTTCCACAACTGATTAAGTGGTACGATGCAGAAGGATACAATTACGCTAAACACGTATTTGACGTACAAGCCGAGTTTGACCCGAATCCGGCAGAAGGAACAATGGACGTTACCCTGTCTACCATCGACGGTGCCCCTGTTTACTATACATTAGACGGCACAGAACCTACTGCCGCTTCCCCCGTTTACGAAGGAGTATTGAAAATCAAGGAAAATGTAACCCTGTCCGCCAAAGCCATTCGTCCCAACGGCGAAAGCAAGACAGTGACAGAGAAGATTGATTTCAGCAAATCCAGCATGAAGCCGATTGTAGCCAATCAGCCTATCAATGAACAATACCTGTTCAAAGGAGCTTCCACTTTGATAGATGGTCTGAAAGGAAATAGCAGCTATAAGTCAGGCCGTTGGATCGCTTTCAACGGAAACGACATGGATATGACTATCGACCTCCAGCAACCTACTGAAATCTCAAGCGTGGCAATCTCTACCAATGTAGCAAAAGGGGACTGGGTATTTGATGCCAGAAACCTGTCCGTAGAAACTTCAGATGATGGCAAGACCTTCAAAAAGATTGCTTCCGAAGAATATCCGGAGATGAAAGAGACAGACAAAGACGGAATCGTTGAGCACAAACTAACCTTTGCTCCTGTGACCACCCAATACGTGAGAGTCATTGCTTCACCGGAGAAATCACTTCCGGCATGGCATGGAGGAAAAGGTAAAAACGCATTTTTATTTGTAGACGAAATCAAAATTGATTAA
- a CDS encoding sialidase family protein produces MRRIFYLLFLVLLGYSFDVKASDTVFIHETQIPVLIERQDNVLFYIRLDAKESKILDEVVLDFSKSTNLADVQAIKLYYGGTEALQDQNKNRFAPVEYISSHRPGATLAANPSYSIKCAEVGPSEKVVLRGNYNLFPGVNFFWISLQIKTDASLHTKIVSDLRAVKVDGKELYCKFISPKAITHRMAVGVRHAGNDGSASFRIPGLVTTNKGTLLGVYDVRYNSSVDLQEYVDVGLSRSTDGGKSWEKMRLPLSFGEYGGLPKAQNGVGDPSILVDTQTNTVWVVAAWTHGMGNQRAWWSSHPGMDINHTAQLVLAKSTDDGKTWSKPINITEQVKDPSWYFLLQGPGRGITMSDGTLVFPTQFIDSTRIPNAGIMYSKDRGKTWKMHHLARTNTTEAQVAEIEPGVLMLNMRDNRGGSRAIAITKDLGKTWTEHPSSRKALQEPVCMASLIHVDAKDNVLNKDLLLFSNPDTTKGRNHITIKASLDKGLTWLPEHQIMLDEAEGWGYSCLTMIDKETIGILYESSVAHMTFQAVKLTDLLGMK; encoded by the coding sequence ATGAGAAGAATTTTTTATTTACTTTTCCTTGTCTTATTAGGCTATTCTTTTGACGTAAAAGCTTCAGACACAGTATTTATCCATGAAACACAAATCCCGGTTTTGATAGAGCGGCAGGATAATGTTCTGTTCTATATCCGGTTGGATGCAAAGGAAAGCAAGATACTCGATGAAGTTGTTTTAGATTTCAGTAAAAGTACCAACTTAGCGGATGTTCAGGCAATCAAACTCTATTATGGAGGAACAGAGGCCTTACAAGATCAAAACAAAAATCGCTTTGCCCCTGTAGAGTACATATCCAGCCATCGACCGGGTGCGACATTGGCGGCTAATCCTTCCTATTCCATAAAATGTGCAGAGGTCGGACCATCGGAAAAAGTTGTATTAAGAGGTAATTACAATTTATTTCCAGGTGTCAACTTTTTTTGGATCAGTTTGCAGATAAAAACAGATGCCTCTTTGCATACTAAAATAGTCTCTGATTTACGTGCTGTAAAAGTGGATGGGAAAGAACTTTATTGTAAATTTATTTCTCCGAAAGCTATTACTCACCGGATGGCAGTCGGAGTTCGTCATGCTGGTAATGACGGTTCTGCTTCCTTCCGTATTCCCGGATTAGTGACAACCAATAAAGGAACATTATTGGGAGTGTACGATGTCCGATATAATAGTAGTGTCGATTTACAGGAATATGTAGATGTGGGTTTGAGTCGTAGCACTGACGGAGGGAAGAGCTGGGAGAAAATGCGTCTTCCGCTTTCATTTGGTGAGTATGGCGGTTTGCCTAAAGCACAGAATGGGGTAGGAGATCCCTCTATTTTGGTAGATACTCAAACGAATACCGTCTGGGTGGTTGCCGCATGGACACATGGTATGGGTAATCAACGTGCCTGGTGGAGCTCCCATCCGGGAATGGATATAAACCATACCGCACAGCTGGTATTGGCAAAGAGCACAGACGATGGTAAAACATGGTCGAAACCGATCAATATAACAGAGCAGGTAAAAGATCCGTCCTGGTATTTTCTCCTTCAAGGACCAGGACGAGGAATAACGATGAGCGACGGTACATTAGTATTTCCAACACAGTTTATCGACTCTACCCGTATCCCGAATGCAGGAATCATGTATAGTAAAGACCGGGGAAAAACATGGAAAATGCATCATCTGGCACGAACAAATACAACGGAAGCACAAGTTGCGGAAATAGAACCGGGAGTATTGATGCTGAATATGCGTGACAATAGAGGAGGAAGCCGGGCTATTGCCATAACGAAAGATTTGGGAAAAACCTGGACAGAACACCCATCTTCACGTAAGGCACTTCAGGAACCGGTATGTATGGCCAGTCTGATTCATGTCGATGCCAAGGACAACGTTTTGAATAAAGACCTCCTGTTGTTTTCAAATCCGGATACGACTAAAGGGCGCAATCATATAACAATAAAAGCAAGTCTGGATAAAGGACTTACCTGGTTGCCCGAACATCAAATCATGCTCGACGAAGCAGAAGGATGGGGATATAGTTGCCTGACGATGATTGATAAAGAGACAATCGGTATTCTATATGAGAGCAGTGTGGCACACATGACTTTTCAGGCGGTGAAATTAACAGATTTGTTAGGAATGAAATGA
- a CDS encoding family 20 glycosylhydrolase, giving the protein MNIRKEYPKVCLFLWILGMCFHAHPILAQSVIPVPLKMEQGTGSFLLSEKTKLYTNLQGGEAELWENYLKALPVQLKEARMKDRKQMLFLLITPKTPQLPSPESYTLSVTSQRIEIRATSGAGLFYGMQTLLQLMQPASTGSYSVPSVEIEDTPRFAYRGLMLDVSRHFSTKEFIKKQIDALAYYKINRLHLHLTDAAGWRLEIKKYPLLTDFAAWRTDPTWKKWWNGGRKYLRYDEPGASGGYYTQDDIREILEYARQHYITVIPEIEMPSHSEEVLAAYPQLSCSGEPYKNSDFCVGNEETFTFLENVLTEVMELFPSEYIHVGGDEAGKSAWKTCPKCQKRMKDEHLANVDELQSYLIHRIEKFLNNHGRRLLGWDEILQGGIAPNATVMSWRGEEGGIAAVTSGHHAIMTPGAYCYLDSYQDAPYSQPEAIGGYLPLKKVYAYDPVPASLTAEQAKLVYGVQGNLWVEYIPTPEHVEYMIYPRMLALAEVAWSAPERKSWPDFHTRALSAVADLQKKGYHPFDLSKEIGSRPESLQPVSHLALGKKVTYNSSYSPHYPAQGNTALTDGIRGDWTYGDGSWQGFISDNRLDVTIDMEKETPIHSITAAFMQVVGAEVFLPETVIISISDDGINFTELQKQHFEVSKETPIRFTDISWQGEAKGRYVRYQAQAGSEFGGWIFTDEIIVK; this is encoded by the coding sequence ATGAATATAAGAAAAGAATACCCTAAAGTTTGTCTTTTCTTATGGATATTGGGGATGTGCTTCCATGCACATCCCATTTTGGCACAGTCCGTCATACCTGTCCCATTAAAAATGGAGCAGGGGACGGGCTCTTTTTTACTGTCAGAAAAGACTAAACTTTATACAAACCTGCAAGGTGGAGAAGCGGAACTCTGGGAGAATTACCTGAAAGCATTACCTGTTCAGCTGAAAGAAGCGAGAATGAAAGACAGGAAACAGATGCTTTTCTTATTGATAACCCCCAAGACCCCCCAATTGCCATCACCGGAAAGCTATACACTCTCCGTCACCTCTCAACGAATTGAGATCCGGGCAACTTCGGGAGCCGGATTATTCTATGGAATGCAAACCCTGTTACAGCTGATGCAACCGGCAAGCACAGGCAGCTATTCCGTACCCTCTGTCGAGATAGAAGACACCCCTCGTTTTGCTTATCGCGGACTGATGCTGGACGTATCCCGTCATTTCTCTACCAAAGAGTTTATAAAGAAGCAGATAGACGCATTGGCATATTACAAAATCAACCGTTTGCACCTGCACCTGACCGATGCGGCAGGCTGGCGGCTTGAAATCAAGAAATACCCTTTACTGACCGATTTTGCAGCCTGGCGTACAGACCCCACCTGGAAGAAATGGTGGAACGGCGGACGTAAATACCTCCGTTATGATGAACCCGGAGCTTCCGGCGGCTATTACACCCAGGACGATATTCGTGAAATACTGGAATATGCCCGTCAGCATTACATCACGGTGATTCCGGAGATTGAAATGCCTTCCCATTCGGAAGAAGTGCTGGCTGCCTACCCGCAGCTATCCTGTTCGGGAGAACCTTACAAGAACTCCGATTTCTGTGTCGGTAATGAAGAAACTTTCACCTTTCTGGAGAATGTACTGACGGAAGTCATGGAACTTTTCCCTTCCGAATACATTCATGTAGGAGGTGATGAGGCCGGCAAATCGGCTTGGAAGACCTGTCCGAAATGTCAGAAGAGAATGAAAGACGAGCATCTGGCCAATGTAGACGAGCTGCAAAGCTATCTGATACACCGTATCGAAAAGTTCCTCAACAATCACGGACGCCGTCTCTTGGGATGGGACGAGATTCTGCAAGGAGGTATCGCGCCCAATGCAACCGTTATGTCGTGGCGTGGAGAAGAGGGTGGTATTGCTGCCGTCACCTCCGGCCATCATGCCATCATGACACCGGGTGCATACTGTTATCTGGACAGCTATCAGGACGCCCCGTACTCCCAGCCGGAAGCTATCGGTGGCTACCTGCCATTGAAGAAAGTATATGCCTACGATCCTGTCCCCGCTTCCTTAACTGCGGAGCAGGCAAAGTTAGTCTATGGTGTGCAGGGTAACCTATGGGTGGAATATATCCCCACTCCCGAACACGTGGAATATATGATTTATCCCCGTATGCTGGCATTGGCGGAAGTAGCCTGGTCGGCTCCGGAACGTAAGTCGTGGCCCGATTTCCATACCCGCGCACTGTCAGCAGTGGCCGATTTACAGAAAAAAGGATACCATCCTTTCGATTTGAGCAAAGAAATCGGCAGCCGTCCCGAATCTCTTCAACCAGTCAGCCATTTGGCGCTCGGTAAAAAAGTGACCTATAACTCCTCCTATAGCCCCCATTATCCCGCACAAGGCAACACAGCCCTGACAGACGGCATACGTGGTGACTGGACTTACGGTGATGGTTCATGGCAAGGATTTATCTCGGACAACCGTCTCGATGTGACGATTGATATGGAAAAAGAAACCCCTATCCATTCCATCACCGCCGCTTTTATGCAAGTGGTCGGCGCGGAAGTATTCCTGCCGGAGACAGTGATTATTTCCATTTCCGATGATGGAATTAACTTCACGGAGTTGCAAAAACAACACTTTGAAGTGAGCAAAGAAACCCCTATTCGGTTTACGGATATTTCATGGCAGGGAGAAGCCAAAGGAAGATACGTACGTTACCAGGCACAGGCCGGAAGCGAATTCGGAGGTTGGATATTTACGGATGAGATAATCGTGAAATAG
- a CDS encoding beta-mannosidase — translation MMINLIGKKAQIACELLCCCSMAYAQSNDNSEVVVLNTGWEFSQAGTELWRPAQVPGTVHQDLINHKQLPDPFYGINEQKIQWVENEDWEYRTAFTVTPEQLKRDDAQLVFEGLDTYADVYLNGALLLKADNMFVGYTIPVKSQLRIGENLLHIYFHSPIRQTLPQYNSNGFNYPADNDHHDKHLSIFSRKAPYSYGWDWGIRMVTSGIWRPVTIRFYDAASISDYHVKQLALTDQLANLSNELEINNILSRPLQAEVRINTSFEGSAEKSISQAITLQPGINHVSIPSEVASPVRWMPNGWGKPALYDFSAQIIVEDKVVAEQSHRIGLRTVRLVNEKDKDGESFYFEVNGVPMFAKGANYIPQDALLTNVTTERYQTLFRDIREANMNVIRVWGGGTYEDDRFYDLADENGILVWQDFMFACTPYPFDPTFLKRVEAEACYNIRRLRNHASLAMWCGNNEILEALKYWGFDKNFPPEIYQEMFRGYDKLFHQLLPAKVKELDADRFYIHSSPYFANWGRPESWGIGDSHNWGVWYGQKTFESLDTDLPRFMSEFGFQSFPEMKTISTFAAPEDYQIESEVMNAHQKSSIGNALIRTYMERDYIIPEKFEDFVYVGLVLQGQGMRHGLEAHRRNRPYCMGTLYWQLNDSWPVVSWSSIDYYGNWKALHYQAKRVFAPILINPIRQNDSLNIYLISDCPDTKDHLMLEMKVTDFDGKKQGKPIQLNTLTVPANTSQCVYRIKPDTWLSPEEQQRCFMQLTLKDKAGNTLAETVYFFRKTKDLLLPETTVSCKMKQKDGMCELTLFSPALAKDVFIEIPLQGARFSDNFFDLLPGERKTVVITSPQIKKGEELPLTIKHIRETYN, via the coding sequence ATGATGATTAATTTGATCGGAAAAAAGGCTCAAATAGCATGTGAACTACTATGCTGTTGCAGTATGGCATATGCACAGAGCAATGACAATTCCGAAGTTGTCGTTCTAAATACAGGCTGGGAGTTTTCCCAGGCAGGGACGGAGCTGTGGCGACCGGCACAGGTTCCGGGCACCGTTCATCAGGATCTTATTAACCATAAACAACTTCCCGATCCTTTTTATGGCATCAATGAACAAAAGATTCAGTGGGTGGAAAATGAAGACTGGGAATACCGGACTGCTTTTACAGTTACCCCCGAACAACTGAAACGGGATGACGCCCAATTGGTTTTTGAAGGCCTTGACACATACGCCGATGTATACCTCAATGGAGCACTGTTGCTGAAAGCCGATAACATGTTTGTCGGTTATACCATACCCGTCAAGTCCCAACTCCGTATCGGAGAAAACCTTCTTCACATCTATTTTCATTCCCCCATCCGGCAGACACTGCCTCAATATAACTCGAACGGATTCAACTATCCGGCAGACAACGACCATCACGACAAACATTTAAGCATATTCTCCCGTAAAGCCCCTTACAGCTATGGCTGGGACTGGGGAATCCGCATGGTGACCAGCGGCATCTGGCGTCCGGTGACCATCCGTTTTTATGACGCAGCTTCTATCAGTGACTACCACGTAAAACAACTCGCACTGACCGACCAGCTCGCAAACCTGTCTAATGAATTAGAAATAAACAACATACTCTCCCGGCCACTTCAGGCAGAGGTGAGAATCAATACCTCATTCGAAGGAAGTGCAGAAAAAAGCATCAGCCAGGCAATCACCTTACAGCCCGGAATCAATCATGTTTCCATACCTTCCGAAGTGGCATCCCCCGTACGTTGGATGCCGAATGGATGGGGAAAGCCCGCCCTGTATGATTTCTCCGCTCAAATCATAGTAGAAGATAAAGTCGTAGCCGAGCAATCGCACCGGATAGGACTGCGTACTGTTCGCCTCGTTAATGAAAAAGATAAAGACGGAGAATCCTTCTATTTTGAAGTAAATGGTGTACCTATGTTTGCCAAAGGAGCCAATTACATCCCCCAGGATGCACTCTTGACTAACGTCACTACCGAACGCTACCAAACCTTATTCCGCGACATCCGCGAAGCGAACATGAATGTCATTCGTGTATGGGGAGGTGGAACGTACGAAGATGACCGTTTCTATGACCTGGCAGATGAAAACGGAATACTGGTGTGGCAAGACTTCATGTTTGCCTGCACTCCCTATCCGTTCGACCCCACCTTTCTGAAAAGGGTAGAGGCGGAAGCCTGCTATAACATCCGTCGCCTTCGCAATCATGCTTCCCTGGCGATGTGGTGCGGCAATAACGAAATACTGGAAGCCTTAAAATATTGGGGATTCGACAAGAACTTCCCGCCCGAAATCTATCAGGAAATGTTTCGAGGCTACGACAAACTGTTCCATCAGCTCCTTCCAGCCAAGGTTAAGGAACTGGATGCCGACCGTTTCTACATACACAGCTCCCCGTATTTTGCCAACTGGGGGCGTCCTGAATCCTGGGGGATAGGAGACAGCCATAACTGGGGAGTCTGGTATGGTCAGAAAACATTCGAGTCACTCGATACAGACCTGCCCCGTTTCATGAGCGAATTCGGTTTTCAGTCCTTCCCGGAAATGAAGACCATCTCCACTTTCGCCGCTCCGGAAGATTATCAGATAGAATCGGAAGTGATGAATGCTCATCAGAAAAGCAGCATCGGCAACGCCCTGATTCGTACCTACATGGAGCGCGACTATATCATCCCCGAAAAATTTGAAGACTTTGTCTATGTCGGACTAGTACTGCAAGGACAAGGAATGCGTCACGGACTGGAAGCACACCGCCGGAACCGTCCTTACTGTATGGGTACCCTGTATTGGCAACTGAATGACAGCTGGCCGGTAGTATCCTGGTCGAGCATCGACTATTACGGTAACTGGAAAGCCCTGCATTACCAAGCCAAACGAGTCTTTGCTCCAATCCTCATCAATCCTATCCGGCAGAACGACAGCCTCAATATCTACCTGATTTCCGACTGTCCGGACACCAAAGACCACCTGATGTTGGAAATGAAAGTAACAGACTTTGACGGAAAGAAACAAGGCAAGCCTATACAACTCAACACATTGACAGTTCCGGCTAACACTTCCCAATGCGTGTACCGTATAAAACCCGACACCTGGCTATCACCGGAAGAACAGCAACGCTGTTTCATGCAACTGACGCTAAAAGACAAGGCAGGAAACACCCTTGCCGAAACCGTATACTTCTTTAGAAAAACAAAAGACCTGCTTCTGCCTGAAACAACCGTTTCCTGCAAGATGAAACAGAAAGACGGCATGTGTGAACTGACATTGTTTTCTCCCGCTCTTGCAAAAGATGTCTTTATTGAAATTCCTTTGCAGGGAGCCCGTTTCAGCGACAACTTTTTCGACCTTCTTCCCGGAGAACGTAAAACGGTCGTCATCACTTCTCCCCAAATAAAGAAAGGAGAGGAGCTGCCTTTGACAATCAAACATATTCGTGAAACTTATAATTAA